ccactCTTTCTTGCATAATATCatctgaaaatataaacaaacaaacggagaggagggaaaacataacctccttggtggaggaaaacAGATAATTATTTTGTATAGCATTTCTCTTCTGAATGATCTTTAAATGTACgatatttgaacattttataaaaaattgcTTGTTATTGAATAGATAAATGTGGTTTATAATACAATGCTTGTGCCAACCATACCAAACTCCTTGATATACAGTTTACAGTATCAGTTTGACATAAAGCTACAGATACTAcataattgttgttttttgtataactttaattaaaatgtcaatacTTGATTTTACTGCAAACACTCAAGCATGTTCATATAGAAATTAAAACGTTGAAGATCTGTTCTTTACCACTAGAGGTTTTGGGTGCAGGTTTATTTACACCTCTCTACGATTAATGTAACCCCATGGATTTCTAATCTTTTTATATCACTGCTATTGACATTGAAATAACAATGTATTTTCTTTGAATTCGTCAAACTCTACAAAAAGATTCAATATAGctcatgaaaaataataaattattaaaaaatatatattaaatttattaatcttattttattttttgaattgTCTCCTATGTGTTAACCAGGGCTGAACCCCACAGAGCATCAGCCCTCCTTATAAGATGGGTAACTAATAATTGAGCGGGTAACTAAATATTCAAAAACACTACGTAATCCCAGAGTACATTGCTCCACTCTCTGCATTACCTAATCCCACAAACCACCGCGGGGTGGGCGTGGACATGGCTTGTTGTCAGAGCAACCTGCATGTCATTAGACCTGCCCCGCCCAGCAAATCATCTCGAGCCAATCGGAGGCCGTAGAAATGACATCATTGTTATTTTCAGTGGCGCTGCAGCTTAGAGGTGGATAAAGTTCGTCTCCACGTTGGAAGTGATAGAAAGTATTATCCCTATTCAGCGTGTAGTTTCCACACCGAGTGGAGGAGGATCAATCGAAACGGGAAAGTAGAAGTGTGAAAACGTTGAcgctctgaggaggaggaaggatcttttttttatcGATGATCGGTCGTGTCACAAGAGAAAAGTTTTCTCAGGACACCAAGTTGTCAAGTGAGTTGAACTTCAACAATAGGCGGATTCTATCACAGGACAGAAGAGGGATCTGGAGTCCCAggacacatgtaaacagtggATTCTAGTTCGATCAAAGGAGAAAACGATTCTTCCCTCAAGGTGATTCAAACTTTATGTCCAGGAAAATGGAAGCGACCTTCTACGACGAAGCCGTGAACGCGTCTAACCCTCAGCATGAAGGCACAGCGGTGTACGGCTTCAACCCCAAAACCCTCAGACAGACCATGACTCTGAACCTCAACGACCCGAAAAGCTTCAAGCCCCAGCTCAGCGCCAAGGCCCTGGACATCCTGACCTCCCCCGACGTCGGGCTACTGAAGCTGGCCTCGCCGGAGCTCGAGCGGCTGATCATCCAGTCCTGCAACGGACTCACGACGCCCACCCCGACCCAGTTCGTGTGTCCCAAAAACATCACCGACGAGCAGGAGGGTTTCGCCGAGGGCTTCGTCAGAGCTCTGGCTGAGCTCCACTACCAGCAGCAGATCCCGGTGGTCCTGCCGGACGCGCTGACCGGCGCCACCAGCAGCGCCGCATCCGGGGCTGCTGCGCCCGAGAGCGGCGGGATCCCCTACAGCTGCACGGTGCGCAGCGAGCCGCCGGAGTACACCAACCTGGGCAGCTTCGGCCGAGCTGCGAGCACCGCGTCTGCACCTGCCAGCGAGAGGCACCCACCCGCGGCGTACCCGCAACCCTCCCACAACCACATGGACCACCAgctggcggcggcggcggcgcacCAGCACCAGCGCCACACGCGGCCGCACGCCCTCAAGGAGGAGCCGCAGATTGTGCCCGAGATGTCCGGGGACTCGCCGCCGCTCTCCCCCATCGACATGGAGAACCAGGAGCGCATCAAAGCCGAGAGGAAGCGCATGCGGAACAGGGTGGCCGCCTCCAAGTGCCGGAAAAGGAAGCTGGAGAGGGTCTCCCGGCTGGAGGACAGGGTGAAAAACCTGAAGAATCAAAACACGGAGCTGGTTTCCTCCGCCAACGTCCTGCGGGACGAGCTGGCCCTGCTCAAACAAAAGGTCATGGACCACGTTAACAGCGGCTGCCAGCTCATCTTGACGCAGCAGCTCCAGGCTTTCTAGACTGCTATAAGGGAAAAACAACCGAGTGGCACTTTTTGGGGACCAAATGCAGCTTAAACGGGCCTTTCCAGCCTCACAGAGGAGCCTCAGCCATGTTTCCTCTAATCACTACTCAGGCTGTTGATGGTGACTGACAAGAGACTTATAATTGGTCAGTGTATTGAATTGAACAGGACAGAAGCCAGCAGACCTAATGCACGAATCACAGCTCAGAGGGAACATTTCATATATCACACCATGTCATTTTGTTACatatctctgtgttttattggtttcttaagaaaaaagaaaaaaaaaaaaaaaaatccatccaaAACGAGAAAATGGAATTTGTAATTTGTACAAGGAAACATGGCAGGTGTCCACAGCAGCTAAATGTCAAATTGACTGTGGCCCACACAGACCTCCATCCCGGCTGGACTGTCTGTCAGAGCCTGTGTGGGATCAGATGGCACATGGAGAGAAACACAATGTGAGCCAGACATTGTCCCGGCAGATCTCCCAGTATGTCCAGTATATGTATATGGATACAGACACGAGTCTAGCACTGAGTATCCCACCAGCGAGCAGCCGATATGTACAGATTTAACACTTAAAAACCGTTTCACACCTTTACGCACGGACTCTTGTAGGTGTGTTTGTAGCGTTTACTGACAAATACTGCCTTACTTTCTTAACCCCCTGTGTTCAAACAGCTTTGTGATATACGTGTAACTAATGTTAGACCTGAATTAACACTTTGTAATAATATTTCTACGCTGTATTTTCGAGCACTTCGACTGTAAATATGACGAAATAAAATGTTGGACACGCGTTAGTACTTGTGTGTGCTGGACAATCGGAGGATGGAAACGAGGTGTAGAACCTGAAATAATTGAACGCCGTCTTTATGTGAAGTGTTTGTTATTGAAGGAACTGGGCGGACGGGATGTTGAGTCACCAGAGTAGAGTGCGACGTGCGCGTAATGGCTGAAGCTGCGCTGCCTCCTATTGGCCAGCGAGGTGTCGGAAGTTGGCTGCGAGCGGCCAAATATGGCAAGAGGT
Above is a window of Hippoglossus hippoglossus isolate fHipHip1 chromosome 17, fHipHip1.pri, whole genome shotgun sequence DNA encoding:
- the LOC117778239 gene encoding transcription factor AP-1-like gives rise to the protein MSRKMEATFYDEAVNASNPQHEGTAVYGFNPKTLRQTMTLNLNDPKSFKPQLSAKALDILTSPDVGLLKLASPELERLIIQSCNGLTTPTPTQFVCPKNITDEQEGFAEGFVRALAELHYQQQIPVVLPDALTGATSSAASGAAAPESGGIPYSCTVRSEPPEYTNLGSFGRAASTASAPASERHPPAAYPQPSHNHMDHQLAAAAAHQHQRHTRPHALKEEPQIVPEMSGDSPPLSPIDMENQERIKAERKRMRNRVAASKCRKRKLERVSRLEDRVKNLKNQNTELVSSANVLRDELALLKQKVMDHVNSGCQLILTQQLQAF